From a single Brassica oleracea var. oleracea cultivar TO1000 chromosome C5, BOL, whole genome shotgun sequence genomic region:
- the LOC106344798 gene encoding uncharacterized protein LOC106344798, with protein sequence MSIDYDSSRSIDNNDCMSIDTTYILIKETNPKTLSFGIKVNVAHKKLCSDHDSPVDENLDQGVHVVGQDSKDRPWYADIVNYLAADIEPEGLRGFGIPRIVISDGDSHFINKVFEGLLRKNGVHHRVATPYHPQTSGQVEVSNRQIKEILEKIVGTSRKDWSRKLDNALWAYRTAFKTPLETTPFHLLYGKSCHLPMELEHKAAWAIKLLNFDIKPAAERRLIQLNELDEIRHFSYESSKIYKEKTKAYHDKEIISRRFEPNDQVLVYNSRLTMFPGKLRSRWSGPFTVVNVNPYGAITLRSNKGDEFTVNGQQVKHYWANERRTKRRFDTNRPATFRDRDPWPRQPEDGPIPLFESSPDTRKAAKSLECRNRAIEDTWDDCDNIFYNAWLQVSIEPMRFVDQDMVRALGIRSDLEDLFTELGMGNFATHPQVLYPELVRQFMATVNVYYTHERAKKASEGVLTFFICGVCYRVPLLTLCTIYGVPLLTLCTIYGFETERQHATVPDFPGIGTFWSLIATSFFNPAKNVQTDIRHPTLRYFMKALANTLLCKMEPSKVRVQELTLVYYAVRSLVHMEGIEEPAVDAWPNLGAIFAEHLTKLKMKPF encoded by the exons ATGTCGATCGATTACGACAGTTCTAGGTCGATCGACAACAACGATTGTATGTCGATCGATACTACATATATTCTGATCAAAGAGACTAATCCAAAAACCCTCAGCTTCGGTATAAAGGTTAACGTCGCGCACAAAAAGTTATGCTCTGACCATGATTCCCCCGTGGATGAAAATCTGGATCAAGGAGTGCATGTAGTCGGACAAGATTCAAAGGACAGACCTTGGTACGCTGATATAGTAAACTATTTAGCTGCCGACATAGAACCCGAAGGGTTGAGAGG ATTCGGAATACCCCGAATAGTCATAAGTGATGGTGATTCTCATTTCATCAACAAAGTTTTTGAAGGACTACTCCGTAAAAACGGAGTACACCATAGAGTTGCTACACCCTACCACCCGCAGACGAGTGGGCAGGTAGAAGTCTCAAATCGACAAATCAAAGAAATCTTAGAAAAGATTGTGGGCACATCGAGAAAAGATTGGTCTAGAAAACTGGACAATGCACTCTGGGCCTACCGGACTGCCTTCAAAACCCCTTTAGAAACCACCCCATTTCATCTACTGTATGGGAAATCATGTCACTTACCAATGGAGCTGGAACACAAAGCAGCCTGGGCCATTAAATTATTGAATTTCGACATCAAACCAGCCGCCGAAAGAAGGCTCATACAGCTTAATGAACTGGATGAGATTAGACATTTTTCCTACGAGAGTTCAAAGATATACAAAGAGAAAACGAAAGCATATCATGATAAAGAGATCATTTCCAGACGCTTCGAACCTAATGATCAAGTATTAGTGTATAACTCTCGGCTAACGATGTTTCCCGGAAAACTCCGATCTCGTTGGTCTGGTCCTTTTACTGTTGTGAATGTCAATCCTTATGGAGCCATTACGCTTAGAAGTAATAAAGGAGACGAATTCACGGTAAATGGCCAACAAGTAAAGCATTATTGG GCTAATGAGAGGAGAACAAAGAGGAGGTTCGACACCAACAGGCCAGCTACTTTCCGTGACAGAGACCCTTGGCCGAGACAGCCCGAAGATGGACCTATTCCCCTCTTTGAGAGCTCCCCCGACACGCGAAAAGCGGCGAAGAGCTTAGAATGCCGCAACCGTGCGATCGAGGACACCTGGGACGACTGCGACAACATATTCTACAACGCGTGGCTACAGGTTTCCATAGAACCGATGCGTTTCGTCGACCAAGACATGGTCCGAGCATTGGGCATCCGATCGGACCTCGAGGACTTGTTCACGGAGTTGGGTATGGGAAACTTTGCTACCCACCCACAGGTCCTCTACCCGGAGCTGGTCCGTCAATTCATGGCCACCGTGAACGTATACTACACCCATGAGAGGGCAAAGAAGGCTAGCGAGGGTGTCCTGACTTTCTTCATCTGTGGCGTTTGCTACAGAGTCCCTCTTTTGACTCTCTGCACTATCTACGG AGTCCCTCTTTTGACTCTCTGCACTATCTACGGGTTCGAGACCGAGCGCCAGCACGCCACCGTACCCGACTTCCCAGGGATTGGGACATTTTGGAGCCTCATTGCTACCAGCTTCTTCAACCCTGCCAAGAACGTTCAGACGGACATTCGTCACCCGACTCTGCGTTACTTCATGAAGGCCCTTGCCAACACCTTGTTGTGCAAGATGGAACCTAGTAAGGTTCGAGTCCAGGAGCTCACTCTGGTTTACTACGCGGTGAGGAGTCTGGTTCACATGGAGGGCATTGAGGAGCCCGCGGTTGACGCATGGCCCAACCTTGGAGCCATATTTGCTGAGCATCTGACCAAGCTCAAGATGAAGCCTTTCTAG